A window of Tautonia plasticadhaerens contains these coding sequences:
- a CDS encoding RNA polymerase sigma factor gives MTDHQLLGEFVSERSEAAFRDLVARHGPAVLRACRRILGDPDEVEDAFQATFLVLVRKAPTIRDPETLGNWLYGVALRVAARARRDAARRRDHERRIAAMSPACWEPGRAWDDSERVVREELARLPRSYREPIELCYLGGCSHEEAARRLDWPLGTLKTRLVRGRRRLRGRLARRGIAPALLLLLAWPGRRASAAVPGDLLEKTVGAMLDDARGLLSAGASRPAELARAFEHARRPPRWLGPLAVLLATAVVTTLGVALRAQARAAEFESFAALPPNLTDVLNVECR, from the coding sequence ATGACCGATCATCAACTCCTCGGCGAATTCGTTTCCGAGCGGAGCGAGGCGGCCTTCCGAGATCTGGTGGCCCGGCACGGCCCGGCGGTCCTCCGCGCCTGCCGCCGGATCCTAGGCGACCCGGACGAGGTCGAAGACGCGTTCCAGGCCACCTTCCTCGTCCTCGTCCGCAAGGCGCCGACGATCCGAGACCCGGAGACCCTGGGAAACTGGCTCTATGGGGTCGCCCTCAGGGTCGCCGCCCGGGCGAGGAGGGATGCGGCCCGGCGTCGGGACCACGAGCGGAGGATTGCGGCGATGTCCCCGGCCTGCTGGGAACCCGGGCGAGCCTGGGACGACTCGGAGCGGGTCGTGCGCGAGGAGCTGGCCCGGCTGCCTAGGTCGTACCGGGAGCCGATCGAGCTGTGCTACCTCGGGGGTTGCAGCCACGAGGAGGCGGCCCGTCGGCTGGACTGGCCGCTCGGCACGCTGAAGACCCGGCTGGTCCGGGGTCGGAGGCGGCTCCGGGGCCGTCTGGCCCGTCGGGGGATCGCCCCGGCCTTGCTCCTCCTGCTGGCCTGGCCCGGCCGGCGGGCTTCCGCGGCCGTGCCCGGGGATCTGCTGGAGAAGACGGTCGGCGCGATGCTCGACGACGCCCGGGGGCTCCTGTCGGCCGGGGCCTCGCGGCCGGCCGAGCTGGCCCGGGCTTTCGAGCACGCCCGACGCCCGCCCCGGTGGCTCGGCCCGCTGGCGGTCCTGCTGGCGACCGCCGTCGTGACGACCCTGGGGGTCGCCCTCAGGGCCCAGGCCCGGGCGGCCGAGTTCGAGTCGTTCGCGGCGCTCCCCCCCAATCTCACCGACGTGCTGAACGTCGAGTGCCGCTGA
- a CDS encoding DUF1559 domain-containing protein produces the protein MPRRPVGFTIIELLVVVAIVGVLVALLLPAVQGAREAARRVQCTNNLKQIALAMHHYHDVHRCFPPGKKGCCWGTWLVYVLPHLERPALYDSWNADGSNLPGVPSEHDDPLRYFGAANRTVTSTWISAYLCPSDDTNAPISERMNGVTYSCTSQNYAANFGNTTQFQEDFRGDAFGGAPFVDIGSPYRGLTRTDPGRRTVGLSGLVDGTGQTLLLSEVVVGRGRDLRGFSWWGDAAGFEAFLTPNSSFPDAMFSPYYCDPSPPNPPCTAATTALPDNYGARSRHPSGVNAAMADGSVRFVRDAIDALTWRALSTTRGAEVISSDSY, from the coding sequence ATGCCGAGGCGTCCTGTCGGCTTCACGATCATCGAGCTGCTGGTGGTCGTCGCGATCGTCGGCGTGCTGGTCGCGCTCCTGTTGCCCGCCGTGCAGGGCGCCCGGGAGGCGGCCCGGCGGGTGCAGTGCACCAACAACCTGAAGCAGATCGCCCTGGCGATGCACCACTACCACGACGTCCACCGCTGCTTCCCCCCGGGGAAGAAGGGCTGCTGCTGGGGGACCTGGCTGGTCTACGTCCTGCCCCACCTGGAGCGGCCCGCCCTCTATGACTCCTGGAACGCCGACGGCAGCAACCTGCCGGGCGTGCCGTCCGAGCACGACGACCCGCTCCGATATTTCGGCGCGGCCAACCGGACCGTGACCTCGACCTGGATTTCCGCCTACCTCTGCCCCAGCGACGACACCAACGCCCCGATCTCCGAGCGGATGAACGGCGTGACCTACTCCTGCACCTCGCAGAACTACGCCGCGAACTTCGGCAACACGACCCAGTTCCAGGAGGATTTCCGGGGGGACGCCTTCGGCGGCGCCCCGTTCGTCGACATCGGTTCCCCCTACCGGGGCCTGACCCGGACCGACCCCGGTCGTCGGACCGTCGGCCTCAGCGGCCTGGTCGACGGCACCGGCCAGACGCTCCTGCTTTCCGAGGTGGTCGTCGGCCGGGGGAGGGACCTCCGGGGCTTCTCCTGGTGGGGGGACGCCGCCGGCTTCGAGGCCTTCCTCACGCCCAACAGCTCCTTCCCCGACGCCATGTTCAGCCCGTACTACTGCGACCCCTCCCCCCCCAACCCCCCCTGCACCGCCGCCACCACCGCCCTGCCCGACAACTACGGCGCCCGCAGCCGACACCCCAGCGGGGTGAACGCGGCGATGGCCGACGGCTCCGTCCGATTCGTCCGGGACGCGATCGACGCCCTGACCTGGCGGGCCCTCAGCACGACCCGGGGCGCGGAGGTGATCTCGTCGGACTCCTATTGA